The window CCACATCCAGACTGTAATCGGTGACAAAGGTCTTGATATGTTCACGGATGACATCGTCATCCATTTCCTGCGCATGTTGTTTAATATAATCACGCGCTTCATCGGGGTTCGCCCGTGATCCAAGCAAGCTCTGTCTGATCGCTTCATTCATATCACGAGCCACTTCTTCACCAAGCGAACGCTTAATGGCAATGGCGCCCAATGGAATCGGCAGCCCTGTATACTCTTCCCACCAAGCTCCCAAATCGAGAATTCGCGTCATGCCCTGCTCAGCAAAGGTGAACCGCCCCTCATGGATTACCACACCAGCATCCACTTCACCTGCAGCAACAGCAGGCATCACCTCGTCAAAGACCATCTCCTTGAGCGTCAGATTTACCCCTGCCTCACGACAACACAACCCGAACAGCAAATTCGCCGTAGTCTTACGACCAGGAATGGCAACAGTCTTGCCATCTAGTGAATTAAGGTCACTCTCGCCCTTCGCCACTAAAATGGGTCCAACGCCGTACCCCATGGCACCGCCCGCTCGTAACAGGACGTACTCGTCAAGAATTCCGGCAGCAGCAGCCACCGACACCTTGATCACATCTGTTTTTCCCTGTGCAGCCAAGGAGTTGAGTTCCTCTACGTCAGCCAAGGTGATATCCAGACCGTTGGGCCAGGAAACCAGACCGGAAGCAAGGCCATGAAAGATAAAGGTATCGTTAGGACAGGGCGAGTACCCAAGAGTTGTTTTTTCTGACATCACATCTCACTTGAATAACTGATTTTCTACACCCCTATTGACAGGATGCCGAGCCACCTGTACACATGGTGACCACCTGGTCACTTCTAACTAAACCAGGGCCAAAGAGCAAGTATATCCATCATGACACAAGAACGAAAAACCTTCGAGAATCTGCCTGACGAGAAGCGGCAACGCGTCCTGAGTGAAGCCACCCAGGAATTTGCGGATCACGGCTATGATCAAGCCAGCGTCAACCGCATTGTCAGTCGTCTCGGCATTGCTAAGGGCTCACTGTTCAAATACTTCGGGAACAAGCAGGGCCTTTTTGAGTATCTTTTTGGACATGCTGTGAAACAGTTCAAGAAGCCGCTCAAAGATATCCGCGACAATCAGGAGGGCGACTTCTTTCAACGCATTGAACGCAGCTTCCTTGCCAGTGGCGCGTTCGTGGATGCCCATCCGCAAATCTACCGCATATATCTGAAGATGCTCTTTAACGAGCACTTCCCCATGCGCGATAAATTTCTCGGCGAAATTCGCAAGGCGCACGCCAAGTTTCTGCGCCAACTCATTGAAGACGGAATCCGGCAGGGAGAACTGCCGAGCGATCTCGACATCGAGACAGCCGTGTTCAATATCCATTCTACATTAGACCGGTTCCTCCAAGGCTATGCAGTCCCTTCGCTGGACCATGGCATTGAAGCCGCCGGACAATCACTTGAAGATAAAGCTCGCTCGCTGACGGATTTTCTCCGCAACGGGCTGGCGAATGCACCCTACTAGGAGGGCTTATGCAACTGCTCAAGAACGATTATTTCGACAATATGGGCCTGGCCGAAATACGCGCCAAAGTAGAAAAGGGAGAGCGTCTCACATTCGAGGATGGCATGAAGCTGTTCGAATGTCCCGAGCCGCTGGCCGTAGGCGCGCTGGCCAACATGGTCCGCACACGGATGCACGGCAACAAGGCTTTCTACGTAGTTAACCAGCACATCAACTACACCAACGTCTGCATCAATGGCTGTGTGTTCTGTGCCTATCAGCGTGAAGAAGGCCAAGATGGGAGCTTCGTTCTCACCAAAGCAGATGCCCTCGCCAAACTGGAAGCGGCAGCCCTTGCCCCACGTGAGGTCCACATTGTGGGCGGGTGCCATCCCAAACTCGGCCTTGCCTATTTCGAAGACATCTTGAGCGCCATTAAGGAGCGCTATCCAAAAGTGGTTCTCAAATGTTTCACTGCTGTCGAAATCGCCCACTTCGCATCCATCGAAGGCATTACCACCAAAGAGGTTCTCACTCGCCTGAACAAAGCCGGATTGGACATGCTCCCTGGTGGCGGCGCCGAAATATTTGCTCCCGAGGTTCGCGAACAGATCTGCCCGCGCAAGTCCACTGCCGATGAATGGCTCGCGGTTCATGAAGAAGCGCATGCCCTCGGAATGAAGACCAACTGCACCATGCTGTTCGGCCATATCGAGTCGCGCGAGGACCGCATCGACCACTTGGTTCGCCTTCGTGAATCCCAAGATCGTGGAGGAGGCTATACCTGTTTCATCCCCCTGCCCTTCTTGACCGAGAACAGCCAGCTTACCATTGAACAACCACTCACTGGCCTTGAAGAACTCCGCACCATTGCCGTATCTCGCCTCATGTTGGACAACATCCCACATATCAAGGCGTACTGGGTAATGCTTGGCGTCAAGCAGGCACAGGCTGCTCTGAAGTTTGGTGCGGACGACTTTGACGGCACTGTCGTAGAAGAAAAAATCGGCCATGAAGCCGGCGCTACAAGCCAACAAGGTATGACCCGTTCCGAGCTGGAAGAAATGATCCGCGGTTGCGGCTGCACCCCCGTTGAACGCGACGGCTACTTCAACGAGGTATAAAGATGACACTCGAAGCAATTTATCAAAAAGTACTCGACGGGCAGCGTATTGATTTCGACGAAGCGCTGACGCTGTACAACGAAGCCGACTTCTTCGACCTTGGACACCTCGCCCATCAGGTTCGCCTGCGCAAACACCCGGCGCCAGTGGTTACCTATGTAGTTGACCGTAATATCAACTACTCCAACATTTGTGTCTGTGCTTGCAAGTTCTGCGCGTTCTATAAGGAACCGGATCAGGACGGTGGCTACGTTCTCTCTTATGAAGAGATTGGCCAAAAGATTCAGGAGACCCTGGATCTTGGGGGCACCCAAATACTCATGCAAGGAGGACACCACCCCGAGCTGCCTCTGAGTTGGTATGAGGACATGCTCCGGTACATAAAGGCCAACTATAAAGTTCATATCCATGCATTTTCGCCGCCCGAGGTCGTCTTCTGGAGCGAAATGAACAAGATTCCCGTCTCCGAAGTCATCCGTCGTCTGCATGAAGCTGGCCTCGATTCCATTCCAGGTGGAGGCGCGGAAATCCTCGTGGATGAAGTACGTTCTGAGGTTGCCCCCAACAAGTGCCCTGCTGACCAGTGGCTGGGCGTTATGGAAGAAGCCCACAATCAAGGGCTTCGCACAACTGCCACAATGATGTTCGGGCACAAAGAAACTATCGAGCATCGTCTCCAACATCTCTTTGCCGTACGTGACACTCAGGACCGAACAGGCGGCTTCACTGCCTTCATCCCATGGACTTTCCAACCGGACTTCACTCAATTGCCAGATTGCCGCAAGCTCACTTCCACTGAATACCTGCGCATGCTGGCTGTATCCCGCATTGTACTCGACAATATCGACAATGTTCAGGTCTCCTGGGTCACCATGGGGCCGAAAATCGCTCAGCTTGCCCTCTATTTCGGCGGTAACGACTTCGGATCGACAATGATTGAGGAAAACGTGGTCAAAGCCGCTGGCGTAGCTTTCAGGCTCTCCAGAGAAGAGATACACCGCCTCGTCGACGCGGCTGGTTTCACACCAAAACAGCGTAGCATGGACTATACAATTCTGGAGGTCGAGTGATGACTATTCGACTCGGCAAGATCGGCTACCTCAACGTCCTGCCCATCTATCACCCACTGGAGACAGGACTCATAGAAGGCGACTTCGATATTGTTTCTGGACCGCCATCGGCGCTCAACCGTCTCATGGACGCTGGTGAGTTGGACATCTCGGCAGCTTCCAGTATTGAGTATGCTCGACATCCAGAGAAGTATTACCTGTTGCCGAACATCGCCATTGGAAGCCGCGGTCCGGTTCAAAGCGTACTTCTTCTTAGTCAGTATTCGATTGAAGAATTGTCTGGAAAGACCATTCTCGTAAGTTCTCAGACGCACACCTCAGCTGCCTTACTCAAAGTTCTATTGGCTGAGTGGAAAGTGAACGTAAAATATGTTTCTGGTGATGCCACTTCCGAATTAAAAAGCGGTAAACGACCAGATGCTATCCTTGCAATTGGCGACGAGGCCCTCAATCTAAGATATCACCCAGACTACCCTCACCGCACTGATTTGGGAGAAGCGTGGAGAGACCTGACGTCACTTCCCTTCATATTTGGTGTTTGGATAGTTCAACGGACGAGTCTGGAAAAGAATGGAGAAGTGATTCGCACTGGCTGCGCCAAATTGCTTGCAGGGAAAAATTGGGGATCAGAAAACATCACAGCGATGTGCACATTAGCATCGGAAGACAGCTGTCTTAATGCTACGGAAATGTGCTCGTACTTCGATGGACTGGTCTACGATTTTGGAGAAAATGAACAGAAAGGACTTAAACTGTTTTATCAGCATCTCAAAAACAACGGCATAATTGATGCTATTCCAGAACTCACCTTTCTGCCTCAAAATTAATCTGAGTAATATAAGATCAATAAAAAAAGCCCGACCATTTGGCCGGGCTTTTTTTATTTTCTAAGAAAATCAACAAAGGTTCGTAACGCAGGAAACATATGACGGTCACGATGATAAACGAGATAAAATTTACGCACGCCTTCCATAAAGGGAACCTTGAGGCGAACCATGCTTCCATTCTGAACAAATGGTTCAGAAGCCAACTTGGAGGTGACACTGACACCAACACCACCCAATGTATGGGCGATAGTCTCACACGTACCATCAACCCAGCACCGCACATTGAGAGCATCAAGCGTCTGTCCCACTTCTTCCAGAGCTCCCTCAAGGACCCGGCGAGTGCCAGATCCTTTCTCACGCATGACCCATGGCAGTTTAACCAACTCATCAATGGACAACGCTTTACCTGTGTCAGGCAGCCATGAGGCTTTTGCCGAAGCTACAACAGCTGTTTCATCTTCAAGGATCATTTCAGAGGATAAACCGTCTTCATCTGGTAGTTGCCCTACTATTCCAACAGGCCAATCCCCAGAGGCGACACGTTTGATTACTTCGGCCGAGTCACTAGTACGAACAACAAAAGTTACATCCGGATACTTCGCTGAAAAATCAGCAAGAAGTCCAGGCATGATGTGATGCGAAGGGATAGTGCTACAACCGACAACAAGTTCGCCAACAATTTTATCACGAAGCATCTCAATGGATGCTCTAGCCTGGGAAAGGTGCTCAAATACCGATACAGCACTTCGGTATAGTACATGCCCAGCCTGCGTTGGCATAACCTTACGCCCCATACGGTCAAAAAGACGCACGCCCAACTCTTCCTCAAGATTGGCGACATGGGAGCTTATTGTTGGCTGAGAGAGATACATGACCTCTCCAGCCTTTGAGAAATTTTGCAGTTCGTAGACCTTGCAGAATGCTTCCAGCTTACGGACATCCATATAGAACCGATCCCATTTATCGATGTTATCTATACTTAACTATAAAAAAAGGGCAGGTCATATGACCTGCCCTTTAAATCTCAGCTAGTCTTCCTTGGTATCAGCTACAGGAGCTGCTTCCTCGGCAGGTGCTGCTGCTTTCTTGGTCAGTTCAATAATGACCATGGGAGCGCAGTCGCCCTTACGGGGCTGGGAGAGCTTGATGATGCGGGTGTAACCGCCGGTACCGCCTTCAAAGCGAGGACCGATTTCATCAAAGAGACGCTGCACCATCTGGTGGCTGCCAAGTACCTTGTAGGCCTGGCGGCGAGCGTGCAGGTCGTTACGAAGAGCCAGAGTGATGAGCTTGTCAGCAATGCGACGAAGTTCTTTAGCTTTGGCTTCGGTGGTTCGGATCTGTTCGTAGGTCATGAGCGCACGGGCCATGTTCTTGAACATAGCGGTGCGGTGAGAATTGGACCGATTCAGTTTGCGACCGGACTTTCTATGCCTCATTTTTCTCTTTCCTCTTCAACCATTCCTGGTATTTCTTGTCAAAATCCTCAACTGACATGCCAAACTTAAGGGTCATGCTGTCCAAAACGCGGCGGATTTCGTCGAGAGACTTACGTCCGAAGTTCTTGGTCTTGAGCATGCTCTGTTCGGTACGCTGAACCAGTTCACCTACCAACTGAATGTTGGCGGCCTTCAAGCAATTGGTGGCGCGAACTGAGAGTTCGAGCTCATCAATGGATTTGAAGAGGTTCGGGTTCAGATCAATTGCATCTTCTTCTTCCTCGGCTGCCTCTGAGGTCAGTTCATCGAAGTTGATAAAGACAGAGAGCTGATCTTTCAGGATTTTGGCACTGTATGCACAGGCATCCTCGGGGGTGACGGAACCGTCAGTCCACACTTCGAGGATAAGTTTATCGTAGTTTGTCATCTGGCCGACACGAGCCTGCTCCACGGAGTATGCTACTTTCTTGACCGGAGAGTAGCTCGCATCAAGAATGATGGAGCCGATTTCATCGGTCAAGCCTTCATGCATATCGGCCGGGACATAGCCCTTGCCCATGCGTACTTCCAGCTCCATCTTCAGAGGACGATCCTCAGTCAAGGTGGCAATCAGCTGGTCGCCGTTGAGCACCGTAACGTTCTGGTTCTCCTGAATCATGGATGCGGTGACCTGGCCCTTCTTGTTGGCCTCCAGAACGAGACGCTGCGGCTCGTCCGTGGTCATGGCAACGCGAACCTGCTTCAGGTTCAGTACCAATTCGGTCGTGTCTTCCAGTACACCGGACATGGTCGTGAACTCGTGCTGCACGCCTTCGATGGAGGCGGCAACGATGGCACACCCCTGCATCGAGGACAGAAGTACCCTGCGCATGGCGTTACCGATAGTGGTAGCGTAACCGCGCTCCAGGGGTTCACAGATGAACTTGCCGTAATTCTCGCCAGACTTAGCGTCACGCACGAGTTTCTCGGGTTTCACGAGTTCATTCCAGTTGCGGGTGTTGATGAGTTTGTCGCCGTTCTCAATAAGCATGAAGTCCCCTATTTACTTGGAGTACAATTCGACAATGAGCTGCTCGTTGATCGGGAACTGGATGTCGTCCCGGCTGGGCATGGCCTTAACCGTACCCTTGAAGTTAGCGCCATCGGACTCGAGCCACTCGGGGCAGCCGCGGCGGGCGATGACTTCCTGGGCTTCGCCGATCACAGGGATCTTGCGAGCTTCTTCACGCACCTCGATAACATCTTCGGGCTTAACCTGCATGGACGGAATGTTCACGCGGCGGCCATTCATGATGAAGATGCCATGACGCACCAGCTGGCGAGCCTGGTCGCGAGAGTTCGCGAAACCGAGGCGGTAGATGACGTTGTCGAGTCGACGCTCGAGAA of the Pseudodesulfovibrio sp. zrk46 genome contains:
- a CDS encoding selenium metabolism-associated LysR family transcriptional regulator translates to MDVRKLEAFCKVYELQNFSKAGEVMYLSQPTISSHVANLEEELGVRLFDRMGRKVMPTQAGHVLYRSAVSVFEHLSQARASIEMLRDKIVGELVVGCSTIPSHHIMPGLLADFSAKYPDVTFVVRTSDSAEVIKRVASGDWPVGIVGQLPDEDGLSSEMILEDETAVVASAKASWLPDTGKALSIDELVKLPWVMREKGSGTRRVLEGALEEVGQTLDALNVRCWVDGTCETIAHTLGGVGVSVTSKLASEPFVQNGSMVRLKVPFMEGVRKFYLVYHRDRHMFPALRTFVDFLRK
- a CDS encoding DNA-directed RNA polymerase subunit alpha; translated protein: MLIENGDKLINTRNWNELVKPEKLVRDAKSGENYGKFICEPLERGYATTIGNAMRRVLLSSMQGCAIVAASIEGVQHEFTTMSGVLEDTTELVLNLKQVRVAMTTDEPQRLVLEANKKGQVTASMIQENQNVTVLNGDQLIATLTEDRPLKMELEVRMGKGYVPADMHEGLTDEIGSIILDASYSPVKKVAYSVEQARVGQMTNYDKLILEVWTDGSVTPEDACAYSAKILKDQLSVFINFDELTSEAAEEEEDAIDLNPNLFKSIDELELSVRATNCLKAANIQLVGELVQRTEQSMLKTKNFGRKSLDEIRRVLDSMTLKFGMSVEDFDKKYQEWLKRKEKNEA
- the mqnE gene encoding aminofutalosine synthase MqnE, producing MQLLKNDYFDNMGLAEIRAKVEKGERLTFEDGMKLFECPEPLAVGALANMVRTRMHGNKAFYVVNQHINYTNVCINGCVFCAYQREEGQDGSFVLTKADALAKLEAAALAPREVHIVGGCHPKLGLAYFEDILSAIKERYPKVVLKCFTAVEIAHFASIEGITTKEVLTRLNKAGLDMLPGGGAEIFAPEVREQICPRKSTADEWLAVHEEAHALGMKTNCTMLFGHIESREDRIDHLVRLRESQDRGGGYTCFIPLPFLTENSQLTIEQPLTGLEELRTIAVSRLMLDNIPHIKAYWVMLGVKQAQAALKFGADDFDGTVVEEKIGHEAGATSQQGMTRSELEEMIRGCGCTPVERDGYFNEV
- a CDS encoding menaquinone biosynthesis protein; translation: MTIRLGKIGYLNVLPIYHPLETGLIEGDFDIVSGPPSALNRLMDAGELDISAASSIEYARHPEKYYLLPNIAIGSRGPVQSVLLLSQYSIEELSGKTILVSSQTHTSAALLKVLLAEWKVNVKYVSGDATSELKSGKRPDAILAIGDEALNLRYHPDYPHRTDLGEAWRDLTSLPFIFGVWIVQRTSLEKNGEVIRTGCAKLLAGKNWGSENITAMCTLASEDSCLNATEMCSYFDGLVYDFGENEQKGLKLFYQHLKNNGIIDAIPELTFLPQN
- a CDS encoding 1,4-dihydroxy-6-naphthoate synthase, with amino-acid sequence MSEKTTLGYSPCPNDTFIFHGLASGLVSWPNGLDITLADVEELNSLAAQGKTDVIKVSVAAAAGILDEYVLLRAGGAMGYGVGPILVAKGESDLNSLDGKTVAIPGRKTTANLLFGLCCREAGVNLTLKEMVFDEVMPAVAAGEVDAGVVIHEGRFTFAEQGMTRILDLGAWWEEYTGLPIPLGAIAIKRSLGEEVARDMNEAIRQSLLGSRANPDEARDYIKQHAQEMDDDVIREHIKTFVTDYSLDVGDGGVEAVSRLLREAGCDRKDIFISL
- the rplQ gene encoding 50S ribosomal protein L17 — encoded protein: MRHRKSGRKLNRSNSHRTAMFKNMARALMTYEQIRTTEAKAKELRRIADKLITLALRNDLHARRQAYKVLGSHQMVQRLFDEIGPRFEGGTGGYTRIIKLSQPRKGDCAPMVIIELTKKAAAPAEEAAPVADTKED
- a CDS encoding TetR/AcrR family transcriptional regulator translates to MTQERKTFENLPDEKRQRVLSEATQEFADHGYDQASVNRIVSRLGIAKGSLFKYFGNKQGLFEYLFGHAVKQFKKPLKDIRDNQEGDFFQRIERSFLASGAFVDAHPQIYRIYLKMLFNEHFPMRDKFLGEIRKAHAKFLRQLIEDGIRQGELPSDLDIETAVFNIHSTLDRFLQGYAVPSLDHGIEAAGQSLEDKARSLTDFLRNGLANAPY
- the mqnC gene encoding cyclic dehypoxanthinyl futalosine synthase: MTLEAIYQKVLDGQRIDFDEALTLYNEADFFDLGHLAHQVRLRKHPAPVVTYVVDRNINYSNICVCACKFCAFYKEPDQDGGYVLSYEEIGQKIQETLDLGGTQILMQGGHHPELPLSWYEDMLRYIKANYKVHIHAFSPPEVVFWSEMNKIPVSEVIRRLHEAGLDSIPGGGAEILVDEVRSEVAPNKCPADQWLGVMEEAHNQGLRTTATMMFGHKETIEHRLQHLFAVRDTQDRTGGFTAFIPWTFQPDFTQLPDCRKLTSTEYLRMLAVSRIVLDNIDNVQVSWVTMGPKIAQLALYFGGNDFGSTMIEENVVKAAGVAFRLSREEIHRLVDAAGFTPKQRSMDYTILEVE
- the rpsD gene encoding 30S ribosomal protein S4 — protein: MARYTQAKCKLCRREGEKLFLKGDRCYTDKCAYEKRPYPPGHSGRMRHKMSDYAIQLREKQKVRRMYGVLEGQFRDYYHRADSMKGVTGHNLLMLLERRLDNVIYRLGFANSRDQARQLVRHGIFIMNGRRVNIPSMQVKPEDVIEVREEARKIPVIGEAQEVIARRGCPEWLESDGANFKGTVKAMPSRDDIQFPINEQLIVELYSK